From Penaeus monodon isolate SGIC_2016 chromosome 6, NSTDA_Pmon_1, whole genome shotgun sequence, the proteins below share one genomic window:
- the LOC119574596 gene encoding serine-rich adhesin for platelets-like isoform X15 codes for MKAIKAVSTLSPKCCVVSWWKLLTKMSQNKVRSSGSLANSDDIVKAGYLKKLKVCIVCSLGLFIRLTMKKKYFVLRRETGPDSPARLEYYDSEKKFKAGAQPKKPIILRTCFSINRKKDPKHSHVIALYTNHDSVSMAAESEAELNDWLGFLHHHMHQAVAGSDGQSRKLYEHVWMVEILPRSLGSSKGITGEYHICLTYKSIALVRVGESQKKIEFPLNSIRRCGHTGSFFFLGLGRSAVTGAGDIWMLTEDAVIAENMHGIIRRAMHAPCNNMSEDPVSRERTQSMSNQRSFDSKEDIFCSGQCLTRGRCGSMPSRSRTSSEGSMQTGPNKLPPNCSHQMDGPHPGSLCLHPITRPKSIPSSSESMESTASVEDFDGLHSHTPETAVDNSNGEEDYMPMEAGLESNMSQHRDHPQPPFSLPIGSTRSYVHSLSKGLISPVSGSSTEGPCLSSPQDQYLEMLSPLERTQEGLFGSVSERSAYLCMDRTPNQPSGSSGPENSGYLSMAPLNSPGSSLPAWQSHPSSQVPGGHGDATTTSSDTYARDRSRSYLDMTPTPAVPTPIPCSPSDGMVQHRGGGDSFPEMSPGSSCSFTSGTPSSDHRFHDFIAEKSGNGSYCGYSEDDDSSLDRPHRTNSVGSKPEQFRSRKNRLEVSPAEPARVRAFSVGSRVSLRLAGGRAGQVAGGTATATSASVTEFSPSIKEKGKQVKSKSSSAPILGTSPISNSWSGTPGTFFRGFLQARNQERNNDLMEFDFTKNKSCDSISAEKEKKSSSIESIKRTFTGQRHRSNSKSSGNGKSSVFDSMKRDKKKSESELSAKGMEIPEGKSPFELDFTPSPRGGGSDVCDGYLPMNLRPAVSSGQSSANSEYLEMNSKDFFRGHGLNDPYLDMSKSSDRLVSSLSTSGPNDGYVDMSQGKGLGTLPLTPVSSSSTTSNSSSSIGARVRKISSTFNPLSSQDFSSQQDEYMPIDLRGSFESSHSLDGEKSKKKKSSKRKSFKDSTKRKKSDPIAVMGKGSDGENAQESSKKGTSPLSSLSTFLGRKNSSGTPPKTPLSPTGSPLPKSSRGTPSPFSSLTRKKNESKDSSKDGAAKESSGVSSSVSSGIGTSCIRESSREAEESAISGDSSSVTSSSQTVPNSGDQQNKQTTNNSGGSKRTSGIFETLSQADTKLEEKQKNTGLESGNTDISINSQQQHSNINSNDMGAYVNLSLGSSDKNLNVENKQRKVSTGSVSSDYMNVSPMSVCKTPEAPSDPQQPREYVNMCPGGRPEPHSTSLIPPQPAPMPGTVSPKRKTSLTSKGESSEKSSPSLGYGGSRDQNRRDSKRLSGSNYGEENDGGSGESGYLLMTPGQTPPKPVSPRTVTRRPDIPSALLGGRPDASLTATLERLNLGSSGGSATSERCRSHSGPGAPESSAVGGEVRVKKQLSEPRAGSGSQGSSGRAASACSSPVSYSPPTSPTLRGSVSSMSSLSEGGLSSASSTCTVVNVGVGRRESGLGGSGRAQETPVDSASHASVSSSSSSQQSTSTASSGCSIGDSGLNYVSLDLAPARCEGVMPSPLAARRSTSGAGVPHTVCLQEPAVGEEDEPLSYAQIDFTKSEGLRTTSLTRDKRH; via the exons acgatgaagaagaagtacTTTGTGCTGCGGCGCGAGACGGGGCCCGACAGCCCCGCCCGCCTCGAGTACTATGATTCGGAGAAGAAATTCAAGGCGGGAGCCCAGCCCAAGAA ACCCATCATCCTGCGCACGTGCTTTAGCATCAACCGCAAGAAGGACCCGAAGCACAGCCACGTGATCGCCCTCTACACCAACCACGACTCGGTGAGCATGGCCGCCGAGTCCGAGGCCGAACTGAACGACTGGCTGGGATTCCTGCACCACCACATGCACCAGGCCGTGGCGGGCAGCGACGGCCAGTCCAGGAAGCTCTATG AGCACGTGTGGATGGTGGAGATCTTGCCCAGAAGCCTTGGCAGCAGTAAAGGGATCACGGGGGAGTATCACATCTGTCTGACTTACAAGTCAATTGCTCTCGTGCGGGTAGGAGAAAGTCAGAAGAAAATTGAGTTCCCG TTAAACAGCATCCGGCGTTGTGGCCACACAGGCTCTTTCTTCTTCCTGGGACTGGGGAGGTCAGCGGTCACTGGCGCAGGAGATATATGGATGCTAACGGAAGATGCTGTCATTGCTGAAAATATGCATGGTATTATTCGCAG aGCAATGCATGCTCCTTGTAACAACATGAGTGAAGACCCAGTGTCCCGGGAACGAACCCAGTCAATGTCAAATCAACGTTCATTTGACAGTAAGGAagacatatttt GTAGTGGGCAGTGCCTGACGCGTGGACGATGTGGCAGCATGCCCTCCCGGAGTCGCACAAGTAGTGAAGGATCTATGCAGACTGGGCCTAACAAGCTTCCACCAAACTGCAGTCATCAAATGGACGGCCCACACCCGGGATCTCTGTGTCTTCACCCCATCACTCGGCCTAAATCAAT TCCCAGCTCAAGTGAGTCCATGGAGTCAACTGCATCTGTAGAGGACTTTGATGGCCTGCATTCTCACACTCCGGAAACTGCTGTAGATAACTCCa ATGGTGAGGAGGATTATATGCCAATGGAGGCTGGCTTGGAGAGCAACATGAGCCAGCATCGGGACCATCCACagccacccttctccctccccattggCAGCACGCGGAGTTATGTTCATTCCTTAAGCAAAG GTCTCATCTCTCCTGTAAGTGGTAGCAGCACGGAAGGTCCATGCCTCTCATCTCCTCAAGATCAGTACTTGGAGATGTTAAGCCCCCTAGAGCGTACACAAGAAGGCCTATTTGGCTCAGTGTCAGAAAGGTCAGCATATCTGTGCATGGACCGTACCCCCAATCAGCCTTCAGGAAGTTCAGGTCCCGAAAACTCTGGGTACTTGTCCATGGCGCCGCTCAATTCCCCTGGATCATCCCTCCCGGCCTGGCAATCACACCCTTCTAGTCAG GTGCCTGGAGGACATGGAGACGCCACGACCACCTCTAGTGACACTTACGCTCGAGACCGCTCCCGCAGCTACCTCGACATGACTCCTACACCTGCTGTTCCTACACCCATCCCATGTAGCCCATCTGATGGTATGGTTCAACACAGAGGAGGAG GTGACTCTTTCCCTGAGATGTCCCCCGGAAGCAGCTGTTCCTTCACCTCAGGAACTCCCTCCTCTGACCATCGCTTTCATGATTTCATAGCTGAAAAGAGTGGAAATGGGTCCTACTGTGGTTATTCGGAAGATGATGACTCCTCTCTTGACAGACCTCACAGAACCAATTCTGTTGGTTCTAAACCTGAACAATTCCGAAGTCGTAAAAATAG ACTGGAGGTGAGCCCTGCTGAACCTGCCCGTGTACGAGCCTTCTCTGTGGGGTCACGTGTCAGCCTCAGGCTAGCGGGTGGCAGAGCCGGCCAGGTGGCAGGTGGCACAGCAACTGCCACTTCTGCCTCTGTCACCGAGTTCTCGCCTTCTATtaaggagaagggaaaacaagTGAAAAGCAAATCATCAAG CGCGCCAATTCTGGGGACGTCGCCCATCTCCAACTCATGGTCAGGGACTCCTGGGACGTTTTTCCGGGGCTTCCTCCAAGCACGGAACCAGGAGCGGAACAACGACCTGATGGAGTTTGACTTCACCAAGAACAAGAGCTGCGATAGTATATCtgctgagaaggagaagaagagcagCAGCATAGAGAGCATTAAGAGAACCTTCACAGGACAGAGACATCGTTCCAATTCCAAGTCCTCAGGGAATGGCAAATCTTCAGTTTTTGATTCtatgaaaagagacaaaaagaaatcaGAAAGTGAGTTGTCTGCCAAGGGTATGGAGATCCCGGAGGGAAAGAGTCCTTTTGAGCTTGATTTCACACCAAGTCCTCGTGGAGGTGGTTCAGATGTTTGTGATGGGTACTTGCCTATGAATTTGAGGCCTGCGGTCTCCAGTGGTCAGTCCTCGGCAAACTCTGAATACCTTGAGATGAACAGCAAAGATTTCTTTAGGGGACATGGTTTAAATGACCCATACTTAGATATGTCTAAAAGCAGTGACAGATTAGTTTCCTCACTGAGTACCTCAGGGCCAAACGATGGTTATGTGGACATGAGTCAAGGCAAAGGTCTGGGGACGCTTCCTCTCACACCTGTATCCTCGTCCTCCACAACTTCCAACAGCTCATCTTCCATTGGTGCTAGAGTCAGAAAGATTTCGTCCACATTTAATCCATTGTCTTCCCAAGACTTTTCTTCACAGCAGGACGAGTACATGCCCATTGACCTCCGTGGCAGTTttgaatcttcccattctcttgatggagagaagagtaagaaaaagaaaagcagtaAGAGAAAGTCGTTTAAGGACAGCACCAAACGCAAGAAATCAGACCCAATAGCAGTAATGGGAAAGGGAAGTGATGGGGAGAATGCCCAGGAAAGTAGCAAAAAAGGAACAAgtcccttatcctctctctcaacCTTCCTAGGTCGGAAGAATTCCTCAGGCACCCCTCCTAAGACCCCGCTTTCACCTACTGGTAGTCCACTTCCTAAGTCCAGTCGAGGAACGCCTAGTCCATTTTCGAGTCTAACACgcaagaaaaatgaaagtaagGATAGTAGTAAAGATGGAGCAGCAAAGGAAAGTTCTGGGGTCTCATCAAGTGTAAGCTCAGGCATCGGCACAAGTTGCATTAGAGAATCGAgtagagaagcagaggagagtgCCATATCAGGTGATAGCTCAAGCGTCACCTCATCCTCACAGACAGTTCCTAATAGTGGTGAccagcaaaataaacaaacaactaaCAACAGCGGGGGTAGCAAGAGAACTTCAGGGATATTTGAAACGTTATCTCAGGCAGACACTAAGCTggaggaaaagcagaaaaataCAGGCTTAGAGTCGGGTAACACTGATATTTCTATCAACAGTCAGCAGCAACATtcaaatattaatagcaatgatatggGGGCATATGTAAACTTATCACTTGGCAGCTCAGATAAGAATTTAAATGTAGAGAATAAACAACGAAAAGTATCCACAGGCTCAGTATCATCAGACTACATGAATGTATCTCCAATGTCAGTATGTAAGACACCTGAGGCTCCATCTGACCCTCAGCAACCGCGTGAGTATGTGAACATGTGCCCAGGAGGTCGCCCAGAGCCACACAGCACCTCTCTGATTCCACCACAGCCTGCACCTATGCCAGGCACGGTTTCCCCTAAGAGGAAAACCAGTCTTACATCGAAGGGTGAATCTAGTGAAAAAAGTAGTCCCAGTTTAGGATATGGGGGTTCTAGAGATCAGAATCGTCGTGACAGTAAGCGGTTAAGCGGCAGTAATTATGGAGAAGAGAACGATGGTGGTAGTGGGGAAAGTGGGTATTTGTTAATGACCCCTGGACAAACCCCGCCGAAACCTGTTTCTCCTCGCACAGTAACTCGTCGACCAGACATTCCCTCAGCTCTCCTTGGTGGCCGTCCTGATGCCAGCCTCACTGCCACCTTGGAGCGGCTAAACTTAGGCAGCTCTGGAGGTAGTGCCACGAGTGAAAGATGTCGGAGTCACAGTGGCCCAGGTGCCCCTGAGAGTTCTGCAGTAGGTGGCGAGGTGCGGGTAAAAAAACAATTGTCAGAACCAAGAGCTGGGTCAGGGAGCCAAGGGAGTAGTGGTCGGGCAGCATCAGCATGCTCATCACCTGTGTCATATTCACCGCCCACATCTCCGACCCTAAGAGGTTCTGTATCATCTATGTCATCGTTAAGTGAAGGTGGTCTTTCTTCAGCATCTTCCACCTGCACTGTGGTTAATGTGGGTGTTGGACGGCGGGAGAGTGGGCTTGGGGGGTCAGGCCGGGCCCAGGAGACGCCGGTTGATTCTGCATCCCACGCTagtgtctcctcttcctcttccagtcAGCAGTCGACTTCAACAGCTAGCAGTGGCTGCAGCATTGGAGACAGTGGACTAAATTATGTCTCGTTGGATTTAGCTCCAGCTCGTTGTGAGGGCGTGATGCCTTCACCGCTAGCTGCCCGCCGGTCTACAAGTGGGGCTGGAGTTCCTCATACTGTGTGTCTCCAAGAACCTGCGGTTGGGGAGGAAGACGAACCCCTCAGTTATGCTCAAATAGACTTCACCAAGAGTGAGGGTTTGCGTACTACCTCCCTTACCCGCGACAAACGACACTAA
- the LOC119574596 gene encoding insulin receptor substrate 2-like isoform X29: MKAIKAVSTLSPKCCVVSWWKLLTKMSQNKVRSSGSLANSDDIVKAGYLKKLKDSGVGLAQEAMRILEPWTMKKKYFVLRRETGPDSPARLEYYDSEKKFKAGAQPKKPIILRTCFSINRKKDPKHSHVIALYTNHDSVSMAAESEAELNDWLGFLHHHMHQAVAGSDGQSRKLYEHVWMVEILPRSLGSSKGITGEYHICLTYKSIALVRVGESQKKIEFPLNSIRRCGHTGSFFFLGLGRSAVTGAGDIWMLTEDAVIAENMHGIIRRAMHAPCNNMSEDPVSRERTQSMSNQRSFDSSGQCLTRGRCGSMPSRSRTSSEGSMQTGPNKLPPNCSHQMDGPHPGSLCLHPITRPKSIPSSSESMESTASVEDFDGLHSHTPETAVDNSNGEEDYMPMEAGLESNMSQHRDHPQPPFSLPIGSTRSYVHSLSKGLISPVSGSSTEGPCLSSPQDQYLEMLSPLERTQEGLFGSVSERSAYLCMDRTPNQPSGSSGPENSGYLSMAPLNSPGSSLPAWQSHPSSQVSSPPHSANHSRIPSLVDENTDSYLSKVPGGHGDATTTSSDTYARDRSRSYLDMTPTPAVPTPIPCSPSDGDSFPEMSPGSSCSFTSGTPSSDHRFHDFIAEKSGNGSYCGYSEDDDSSLDRPHRTNSVGSKPEQFRSRKNSAPILGTSPISNSWSGTPGTFFRGFLQARNQERNNDLMEFDFTKNKSCDSISAEKEKKSSSIESIKRTFTGQRHRSNSKSSGNGKSSVFDSMKRDKKKSESELSAKGMEIPEGKSPFELDFTPSPRGGGSDVCDGYLPMNLRPAVSSGQSSANSEYLEMNSKDFFRGHGLNDPYLDMSKSSDRLVSSLSTSGPNDGYVDMSQGKGLGTLPLTPVSSSSTTSNSSSSIGARVRKISSTFNPLSSQDFSSQQDEYMPIDLRGSFESSHSLDGEKSKKKKSSKRKSFKDSTKRKKSDPIAVMGKGSDGENAQESSKKGTSPLSSLSTFLGRKNSSGTPPKTPLSPTGSPLPKSSRGTPSPFSSLTRKKNESKDSSKDGAAKESSGVSSSVSSGIGTSCIRESSREAEESAISGDSSSVTSSSQTVPNSGDQQNKQTTNNSGGSKRTSGIFETLSQADTKLEEKQKNTGLESGNTDISINSQQQHSNINSNDMGAYVNLSLGSSDKNLNVENKQRKVSTGSVSSDYMNVSPMSVCKTPEAPSDPQQPREYVNMCPGGRPEPHSTSLIPPQPAPMPGTVSPKRKTSLTSKGESSEKSSPSLGYGGSRDQNRRDSKRLSGSNYGEENDGGSGESGYLLMTPGQTPPKPVSPRTVTRRPDIPSALLGGRPDASLTATLERLNLGSSGGSATSERCRSHSGPGAPESSAVGGEVRVKKQLSEPRAGSGSQGSSGRAASACSSPVSYSPPTSPTLRGSVSSMSSLSEGGLSSASSTCTVVNVGVGRRESGLGGSGRAQETPVDSASHASVSSSSSSQQSTSTASSGCSIGDSGLNYVSLDLAPARCEGVMPSPLAARRSTSGAGVPHTVCLQEPAVGEEDEPLSYAQIDFTKSEGLRTTSLTRDKRH; this comes from the exons acgatgaagaagaagtacTTTGTGCTGCGGCGCGAGACGGGGCCCGACAGCCCCGCCCGCCTCGAGTACTATGATTCGGAGAAGAAATTCAAGGCGGGAGCCCAGCCCAAGAA ACCCATCATCCTGCGCACGTGCTTTAGCATCAACCGCAAGAAGGACCCGAAGCACAGCCACGTGATCGCCCTCTACACCAACCACGACTCGGTGAGCATGGCCGCCGAGTCCGAGGCCGAACTGAACGACTGGCTGGGATTCCTGCACCACCACATGCACCAGGCCGTGGCGGGCAGCGACGGCCAGTCCAGGAAGCTCTATG AGCACGTGTGGATGGTGGAGATCTTGCCCAGAAGCCTTGGCAGCAGTAAAGGGATCACGGGGGAGTATCACATCTGTCTGACTTACAAGTCAATTGCTCTCGTGCGGGTAGGAGAAAGTCAGAAGAAAATTGAGTTCCCG TTAAACAGCATCCGGCGTTGTGGCCACACAGGCTCTTTCTTCTTCCTGGGACTGGGGAGGTCAGCGGTCACTGGCGCAGGAGATATATGGATGCTAACGGAAGATGCTGTCATTGCTGAAAATATGCATGGTATTATTCGCAG aGCAATGCATGCTCCTTGTAACAACATGAGTGAAGACCCAGTGTCCCGGGAACGAACCCAGTCAATGTCAAATCAACGTTCATTTGACA GTAGTGGGCAGTGCCTGACGCGTGGACGATGTGGCAGCATGCCCTCCCGGAGTCGCACAAGTAGTGAAGGATCTATGCAGACTGGGCCTAACAAGCTTCCACCAAACTGCAGTCATCAAATGGACGGCCCACACCCGGGATCTCTGTGTCTTCACCCCATCACTCGGCCTAAATCAAT TCCCAGCTCAAGTGAGTCCATGGAGTCAACTGCATCTGTAGAGGACTTTGATGGCCTGCATTCTCACACTCCGGAAACTGCTGTAGATAACTCCa ATGGTGAGGAGGATTATATGCCAATGGAGGCTGGCTTGGAGAGCAACATGAGCCAGCATCGGGACCATCCACagccacccttctccctccccattggCAGCACGCGGAGTTATGTTCATTCCTTAAGCAAAG GTCTCATCTCTCCTGTAAGTGGTAGCAGCACGGAAGGTCCATGCCTCTCATCTCCTCAAGATCAGTACTTGGAGATGTTAAGCCCCCTAGAGCGTACACAAGAAGGCCTATTTGGCTCAGTGTCAGAAAGGTCAGCATATCTGTGCATGGACCGTACCCCCAATCAGCCTTCAGGAAGTTCAGGTCCCGAAAACTCTGGGTACTTGTCCATGGCGCCGCTCAATTCCCCTGGATCATCCCTCCCGGCCTGGCAATCACACCCTTCTAGTCAG GTATCATCACCACCCCATTCTGCCAACCATTCTCGCATCCCCAGTCTAGTGGATGAAAATACTGATAGTTACCTCTCTAAGGTGCCTGGAGGACATGGAGACGCCACGACCACCTCTAGTGACACTTACGCTCGAGACCGCTCCCGCAGCTACCTCGACATGACTCCTACACCTGCTGTTCCTACACCCATCCCATGTAGCCCATCTGATG GTGACTCTTTCCCTGAGATGTCCCCCGGAAGCAGCTGTTCCTTCACCTCAGGAACTCCCTCCTCTGACCATCGCTTTCATGATTTCATAGCTGAAAAGAGTGGAAATGGGTCCTACTGTGGTTATTCGGAAGATGATGACTCCTCTCTTGACAGACCTCACAGAACCAATTCTGTTGGTTCTAAACCTGAACAATTCCGAAGTCGTAAAAATAG CGCGCCAATTCTGGGGACGTCGCCCATCTCCAACTCATGGTCAGGGACTCCTGGGACGTTTTTCCGGGGCTTCCTCCAAGCACGGAACCAGGAGCGGAACAACGACCTGATGGAGTTTGACTTCACCAAGAACAAGAGCTGCGATAGTATATCtgctgagaaggagaagaagagcagCAGCATAGAGAGCATTAAGAGAACCTTCACAGGACAGAGACATCGTTCCAATTCCAAGTCCTCAGGGAATGGCAAATCTTCAGTTTTTGATTCtatgaaaagagacaaaaagaaatcaGAAAGTGAGTTGTCTGCCAAGGGTATGGAGATCCCGGAGGGAAAGAGTCCTTTTGAGCTTGATTTCACACCAAGTCCTCGTGGAGGTGGTTCAGATGTTTGTGATGGGTACTTGCCTATGAATTTGAGGCCTGCGGTCTCCAGTGGTCAGTCCTCGGCAAACTCTGAATACCTTGAGATGAACAGCAAAGATTTCTTTAGGGGACATGGTTTAAATGACCCATACTTAGATATGTCTAAAAGCAGTGACAGATTAGTTTCCTCACTGAGTACCTCAGGGCCAAACGATGGTTATGTGGACATGAGTCAAGGCAAAGGTCTGGGGACGCTTCCTCTCACACCTGTATCCTCGTCCTCCACAACTTCCAACAGCTCATCTTCCATTGGTGCTAGAGTCAGAAAGATTTCGTCCACATTTAATCCATTGTCTTCCCAAGACTTTTCTTCACAGCAGGACGAGTACATGCCCATTGACCTCCGTGGCAGTTttgaatcttcccattctcttgatggagagaagagtaagaaaaagaaaagcagtaAGAGAAAGTCGTTTAAGGACAGCACCAAACGCAAGAAATCAGACCCAATAGCAGTAATGGGAAAGGGAAGTGATGGGGAGAATGCCCAGGAAAGTAGCAAAAAAGGAACAAgtcccttatcctctctctcaacCTTCCTAGGTCGGAAGAATTCCTCAGGCACCCCTCCTAAGACCCCGCTTTCACCTACTGGTAGTCCACTTCCTAAGTCCAGTCGAGGAACGCCTAGTCCATTTTCGAGTCTAACACgcaagaaaaatgaaagtaagGATAGTAGTAAAGATGGAGCAGCAAAGGAAAGTTCTGGGGTCTCATCAAGTGTAAGCTCAGGCATCGGCACAAGTTGCATTAGAGAATCGAgtagagaagcagaggagagtgCCATATCAGGTGATAGCTCAAGCGTCACCTCATCCTCACAGACAGTTCCTAATAGTGGTGAccagcaaaataaacaaacaactaaCAACAGCGGGGGTAGCAAGAGAACTTCAGGGATATTTGAAACGTTATCTCAGGCAGACACTAAGCTggaggaaaagcagaaaaataCAGGCTTAGAGTCGGGTAACACTGATATTTCTATCAACAGTCAGCAGCAACATtcaaatattaatagcaatgatatggGGGCATATGTAAACTTATCACTTGGCAGCTCAGATAAGAATTTAAATGTAGAGAATAAACAACGAAAAGTATCCACAGGCTCAGTATCATCAGACTACATGAATGTATCTCCAATGTCAGTATGTAAGACACCTGAGGCTCCATCTGACCCTCAGCAACCGCGTGAGTATGTGAACATGTGCCCAGGAGGTCGCCCAGAGCCACACAGCACCTCTCTGATTCCACCACAGCCTGCACCTATGCCAGGCACGGTTTCCCCTAAGAGGAAAACCAGTCTTACATCGAAGGGTGAATCTAGTGAAAAAAGTAGTCCCAGTTTAGGATATGGGGGTTCTAGAGATCAGAATCGTCGTGACAGTAAGCGGTTAAGCGGCAGTAATTATGGAGAAGAGAACGATGGTGGTAGTGGGGAAAGTGGGTATTTGTTAATGACCCCTGGACAAACCCCGCCGAAACCTGTTTCTCCTCGCACAGTAACTCGTCGACCAGACATTCCCTCAGCTCTCCTTGGTGGCCGTCCTGATGCCAGCCTCACTGCCACCTTGGAGCGGCTAAACTTAGGCAGCTCTGGAGGTAGTGCCACGAGTGAAAGATGTCGGAGTCACAGTGGCCCAGGTGCCCCTGAGAGTTCTGCAGTAGGTGGCGAGGTGCGGGTAAAAAAACAATTGTCAGAACCAAGAGCTGGGTCAGGGAGCCAAGGGAGTAGTGGTCGGGCAGCATCAGCATGCTCATCACCTGTGTCATATTCACCGCCCACATCTCCGACCCTAAGAGGTTCTGTATCATCTATGTCATCGTTAAGTGAAGGTGGTCTTTCTTCAGCATCTTCCACCTGCACTGTGGTTAATGTGGGTGTTGGACGGCGGGAGAGTGGGCTTGGGGGGTCAGGCCGGGCCCAGGAGACGCCGGTTGATTCTGCATCCCACGCTagtgtctcctcttcctcttccagtcAGCAGTCGACTTCAACAGCTAGCAGTGGCTGCAGCATTGGAGACAGTGGACTAAATTATGTCTCGTTGGATTTAGCTCCAGCTCGTTGTGAGGGCGTGATGCCTTCACCGCTAGCTGCCCGCCGGTCTACAAGTGGGGCTGGAGTTCCTCATACTGTGTGTCTCCAAGAACCTGCGGTTGGGGAGGAAGACGAACCCCTCAGTTATGCTCAAATAGACTTCACCAAGAGTGAGGGTTTGCGTACTACCTCCCTTACCCGCGACAAACGACACTAA